Proteins encoded within one genomic window of Anopheles gambiae chromosome 3, idAnoGambNW_F1_1, whole genome shotgun sequence:
- the LOC133392760 gene encoding zinc finger protein 723-like, translating to MVKIELCISNICRLCLGEDDTIPASDVMNSSLTTELIEKFTGIQIDPAGKLAYAICLRCKANLQRSVEYRDACLNNDILFRQLFFSKSNYSNDYTDETKCSAETLAWDSEAIEFINPATETTPLAVEDGDRSCFEQSIPEFEPEQDECSNPESVAVCELENTNEPKESPQKPGHKRAKQKQLCVLCGKTVTYLARHLNSHTKNSTYSCPHCSQTLTDHSNLMRHIRAVHQKKVIMFCTPCDRGFTSKNSYDAHMRAQHSVGEPLEYEAKEKRNVSSKIQNEGTGSTKFKKQLCVTCGKLVCNPSHHVRIHTNEPTLYACPHCPTKMRNQSNLARHIQAVHLKKIVKSCEPCGRGFAHINSYNAHMRSRHGMGEPYKCEICSKTFRQPSGYKKHLSSTHTSERNFPCAICGKPFKDKQALKLHKSVHSTDRPYSCAMCPKQFKSLNARRTHELTHVGVVFPCLLCDKSYQYKSLLNAHVKKHHSEAS from the exons ATGGTGAAAATAGAGCTTTGTATTTCCAACATCTGTCGGCTTTGTTTGGGCGAAGACGATACAATTCCCGCATCGGACGTTATGAATTCTTCCCTTACTACGGAACTCATAGAAAAGTTCACCGGCATTCAG ATTGACCCTGCAGGAAAACTGGCATACGCTATTTGTTTGCGATGTAAAGCTAACCTACAGCGTTCGGTTGAATACCGCGACGCCTGCCTCAACAATGACATACTGTTTAGGCAATTGTTTTTCTCAAAATCCAATTATAGCAACGATTACACCGATGAGACCAAATGTAGCGCCGAAACATTAGCGTGGGATTCAGAAGCGATTGAATTTATTAATCCAGCTACAGAAACCACACCACTTGCTGTAGAGGACGGTGATCGATCCTGCTTCGAACAGTCGATCCCGGAATTTGaaccagaacaagacgaatgTTCCAATCCAGAATCCGTTGCCGTTTGCGAACTGGAAAACACCAATGAGCCGAAAGAATCTCCCCAAAAACCGGGCCATAAGCGggcaaaacagaaacagcTGTGTGTGTTATGCGGCAAAACAGTCACCTACTTAGCACGACATCTCAATAGCCACACCAAGAACAGTACCTACAGTTGTCCCCATTGCTCCCAGACGCTTACGGACCATTCCAACCTAATGCGTCATATACGAGCGGTGCATCAGAAAAAAGTAATCATGTTCTGCACACCGTGTGACCGGGGTTTTACGAGTAAAAATTCGTATGATGCTCATATG CGTGCGCAGCATAGCGTAGGAGAGCCTTTGGAATATGAAGCAAAGGAAAAGAGGAATGTGTCAAGCAAAATTCAAAACGAAGGAACTGGTTCGACCAAATTCAAAAAACAGCTATGCGTCACTTGTGGCAAACTGGTGTGCAATCCGTCGCACCACGTTCGTATTCATACGAACGAGCCAACACTGTACGCTTGTCCGCATTGTCCCACAAAAATGAGAAATCAGTCGAATCTCGCACGCCATATACAAGCGGTACACTtgaagaaaattgtaaaatcCTGCGAACCGTGCGGGAGGGGTTTTGCTCACATCAACTCGTACAATGCGCACATG CGATCACGCCACGGCATGGGTGAACCGTACAAGTGTGAAATATGCTCGAAAACGTTCAGGCAACCTAGCGGCTATAAAAAGCACCTATCCTCCACCCACACTAGCGAACGGAACTTTCCATGCGCGATCTGTGGTAAACCGTTCAAGGATAA GCAAGCGTTGAAGCTACACAAAAGTGTACATTCCACCGATCGGCCGTACAGTTGCGCGATGTGCCCGAAGCAATTCAAAAGTTTAAATGCCAGAAGGACACACGAGCTGACCCATGTCGGGGTCGTGTTTCCGTGCCTGTTGTGTGATAAATCCTATCAGTACAAATCTCTGCTTAATGCACATGTAAAGAAACATCATTCCGAAGCCTCTTGA
- the LOC4577542 gene encoding zinc finger protein 90: protein MNDLRKFSTVCRFCLRKEHEQFVTISEILSSSLTAELIGLFTGIELETAETVPYVVCGNCKDILNQSVQFRNICVSNDVLFRELFSQCTIPSSNSNDETEARSKQKDTGLIEIEIMYLKEASKERNGLSQDLTEVFLNDSEGREDQFDEAVISDEANEKRNKNERLSASPTTCTTATAVVSSKIQNEGTGSTKFKKQLCVTCGKLVRNLSHHVRIHTNEPTLYACPHCSTKMRNQSNLARHIQAVHLKKIVKSCEPCGRGFAHINSYNAHMRSRHGMGEPYKCEICSKTFRQPSGYKKHLSSTHTSERNFPCAICGKPFKDKQALKLHESVHSTDRPYSCAMCPKQFKSLSARRTHELTHVGVVFPCSLCDKSYQYKSLLNAHVKKHHSEAS from the exons ATGAATGATTTACGCAAATTCTCGACCGTTTGTCGGTTTTGTTTGCGTAAAGAACACGAACAATTCGTTACCATCAGCGAGATTCTTTCCTCTTCACTTACCGCCGAGCTCATTGGACTGTTTACTGGGATAGAG CTTGAAACGGCGGAAACAGTACCGTATGTAGTGTGTGGAAACTGCAAAGATATCCTGAATCAATCGGTCCAATTCCGCAACATCTGCGTTAGTAACGATGTATTGTTTAGAGAATTGTTTTCGCAGTGCACTATTCCCTCGAGCAACAGTAATGATGAAACCGAAGCACGGTCGAAGCAAAAGGATACCGGCTTGATTGAGATTGAAATTATGTACTTAAAGGAAGCATCTAAGGAGCGCAATGGTTTGAGCCAAGATCTAACCGaagtgtttttaaatgattcgGAAGGACGCGAGGATCAATTCGACGAAGCTGTTATTAGCGACGAGGCTAacgaaaagagaaacaaaaatgaaagacTGTCTGCAAGCCCTACCACATGCACAACAGCCACAGCAGTTGTGTCAAGCAAAATTCAAAACGAAGGAACTGGCTCGACCAAATTCAAAAAACAGCTATGCGTCACTTGTGGCAAACTGGTGCGCAATCTGTCGCACCACGTTCGTATTCATACGAACGAGCCGACACTGTACGCTTGTCCACATTGTTCCACAAAAATGAGAAATCAGTCGAATCTCGCACGCCATATACAAGCGGTACACTtgaagaaaattgtaaaatcCTGCGAACCGTGCGGGAGGGGTTTTGCTCACATCAACTCGTACAATGCGCACATG CGATCACGCCACGGCATGGGTGAACCGTACAAGTGTGAAATATGCTCGAAAACGTTCAGGCAACCTAGCGGCTATAAAAAGCACCTATCCTCCACCCACACTAGCGAACGGAACTTTCCATGCGCGATCTGTGGTAAACCGTTCAAGGATAA GCAAGCATTGAAGCTACACGAAAGTGTACATTCCACCGACCGGCCGTACAGTTGCGCGATGTGCCCGAAGCAATTCAAAAGTTTAAGTGCCAGAAGGACACACGAGCTGACCCATGTCGGGGTCGTGTTTCCGTGCTCGTTATGTGATAAATCCTATCAGTACAAATCTCTGCTTAATGCACATGTAAAGAAACATCATTCCGAAGCCTCTTGA
- the LOC1278282 gene encoding uncharacterized protein LOC1278282 has protein sequence MFHRNGSFHAWFASITLLLLSTEIAITNALLKRCYQCRSRSELGSCKDPFLFNATQSENERGVSAVPCASGWCGKVIEGMGSFREDDYDMATQRMCVQRGPSDSEDRCAYTVYNYKKVYMCFCQGDLCNAANRLNVSHRWVSLSSGTVIFSLVFWKLYLSQISQMV, from the exons ATGTTTCATCGGAATGGATCGTTTCACGCTTGGTTTGCATCGATTACATTACTTTTGCTATCAACGGAGATTGCGATTACAAACG CCCTGCTGAAACGATGTTACCAATGTCGATCCCGGAGCGAGCTTGGCAGCTGTAAAGATCCATTCCTGTTCAATGCTACACAGAGCGAAAACGAACGTGGCGTATCGGCGGTGCCGTGTGCGTCTGGCTGGTGCGGCAAAGTAATCGAAGGGATGGGCTCCTTCCGCGAAGATG ATTATGATATGGCTACCCAGCGAATGTGCGTCCAGCGTGGCCCTTCGGACTCTGAGGATCGTTGTGCTTACACCGTCTATAACTACAAAAAGGTGTACATGTGCTTTTGCCAAGGCGATCTCTGCAACGCAGCCAACCGACTCAACGTCAGCCATCGTTGGGTGAGCCTTTCCAGTGGCACCGTGATATTTTCGCTTGTATTTTGGAAGTTGTACTTATCTCAAATTTCACAAATGGTATAA
- the LOC1278281 gene encoding CCR4-NOT transcription complex subunit 7 isoform X4, protein MPSAVSGGGGGHGGGGGGGGGGGGGNMNPQTNEECGIRDVWRHNLDEEFRTIRLIVQKYHYVAMDTEFPGVVARPVGEFRSSADYQYQSLRCNVDLLRIIQLGLTFMDDDGRTPAGFSTWQFNFKFNLSEDMYAQDSIDLLLNSGIQFKKHEEDGIDPQDFAELLMTSGIVLMDNIKWLSFHSGYDFAYLLKLLTDQNLPAEEGDFFELLRIYFPTIYDVKYLMKSCKNLKGGLQEVADQLELRRVGPQHQAGSDSLLTGMAFFKMREMFFEDNIDNAKYCGHLYGLGTSFVANGNNSAPGGGGSGGGGGAGSGGNSGTGGSGGTGGGASSGTGGNSGNSNTTGGNSANNNSNI, encoded by the exons ATGCCATCGGCGGTTAGTGGCGGCGGAGGAGGtcacggcggcggtggtggtggaggtggcggcggcggtggcggcaatATGAATCCGCAGACGAACGAGGAGTGCGGCATACGGGACGTGTGGCGCCACAACCTGGACGAGGAGTTCCGCACCATACGGCTGATCGTGCAGAAGTACCATTACGTCGCGATGGACACGGAGTTCCCGGGTGTGGTCGCCCGGCCCGTCGGTGAGTTCCGGTCGTCGGCCGACTACCAGTACCAGAGCCTGCGGTGCAACGTGGACCTGCTGCGCATCATCCAGCTCGGGCTGACGTTCATGGACGACGACGGGCGCACGCCGGCCGGCTTCTCCACCTGGCAGTTTAACTTCAAGTTCAACCTGAGCGAGGACATGTACGCGCAGGACTCGATCGACCTGCTGCTCAACTCGGGCATCCAGTTCAAGAAGCACGAGGAGGACGGCATCGACCCGCAGGACTTTGCCGAGCTGCTGATGACGTCCGGTATCGTGCTGATGGACAACATCAAGTGGCTCAGCTTCCACTCCGGCTACGACTTTGCCTACCTGCTGAAGCTGCTCACCGACCAGAACCTGCCGGCGGAGGAGGGCGACTTTTTCGAGCTGCTGCGGATCTACTTCCCGACCATCTACGACGTGAAGTATCTGATGAAGTCGTGCAAAAATCTCAAGGGCGGCCTGCAGGAGGTGGCCGACCAGCTGGAGCTGCGGCGGGTCGGCCCCCAGCACCAGGCCGGCTCGGACTCGCTGCTCACCGGGATGGCGTTCTTCAAGATGCGAGAG ATGTTCTTTGAGGACAATATTGACAATGCCAAGTACTGTGGGCATCTGTACGGGCTCGGCACATCCTTCGTCGCGAACGGCAACAATTCGGCACCGGGCGGAGGTGgaagcggcggcggtggtggtgccggcAGCGGCGGCAACAGCGGTACGGGTGGATCGGGCGGCACCGGCGGTGGTGCTTCCTCCGGCACGGGCGGcaacagcggcaacagcaacacgaCCGGAGGCAACagcgcaaacaacaacagcaata TTTGA
- the LOC1278281 gene encoding CCR4-NOT transcription complex subunit 7 isoform X3, with product MPSAVSGGGGGHGGGGGGGGGGGGGNMNPQTNEECGIRDVWRHNLDEEFRTIRLIVQKYHYVAMDTEFPGVVARPVGEFRSSADYQYQSLRCNVDLLRIIQLGLTFMDDDGRTPAGFSTWQFNFKFNLSEDMYAQDSIDLLLNSGIQFKKHEEDGIDPQDFAELLMTSGIVLMDNIKWLSFHSGYDFAYLLKLLTDQNLPAEEGDFFELLRIYFPTIYDVKYLMKSCKNLKGGLQEVADQLELRRVGPQHQAGSDSLLTGMAFFKMREMFFEDNIDNAKYCGHLYGLGTSFVANGNNSAPGGGGSGGGGGAGSGGNSGTGGSGGTGGGASSGTGGNSGNSNTTGGNSANNNSNSKPER from the exons ATGCCATCGGCGGTTAGTGGCGGCGGAGGAGGtcacggcggcggtggtggtggaggtggcggcggcggtggcggcaatATGAATCCGCAGACGAACGAGGAGTGCGGCATACGGGACGTGTGGCGCCACAACCTGGACGAGGAGTTCCGCACCATACGGCTGATCGTGCAGAAGTACCATTACGTCGCGATGGACACGGAGTTCCCGGGTGTGGTCGCCCGGCCCGTCGGTGAGTTCCGGTCGTCGGCCGACTACCAGTACCAGAGCCTGCGGTGCAACGTGGACCTGCTGCGCATCATCCAGCTCGGGCTGACGTTCATGGACGACGACGGGCGCACGCCGGCCGGCTTCTCCACCTGGCAGTTTAACTTCAAGTTCAACCTGAGCGAGGACATGTACGCGCAGGACTCGATCGACCTGCTGCTCAACTCGGGCATCCAGTTCAAGAAGCACGAGGAGGACGGCATCGACCCGCAGGACTTTGCCGAGCTGCTGATGACGTCCGGTATCGTGCTGATGGACAACATCAAGTGGCTCAGCTTCCACTCCGGCTACGACTTTGCCTACCTGCTGAAGCTGCTCACCGACCAGAACCTGCCGGCGGAGGAGGGCGACTTTTTCGAGCTGCTGCGGATCTACTTCCCGACCATCTACGACGTGAAGTATCTGATGAAGTCGTGCAAAAATCTCAAGGGCGGCCTGCAGGAGGTGGCCGACCAGCTGGAGCTGCGGCGGGTCGGCCCCCAGCACCAGGCCGGCTCGGACTCGCTGCTCACCGGGATGGCGTTCTTCAAGATGCGAGAG ATGTTCTTTGAGGACAATATTGACAATGCCAAGTACTGTGGGCATCTGTACGGGCTCGGCACATCCTTCGTCGCGAACGGCAACAATTCGGCACCGGGCGGAGGTGgaagcggcggcggtggtggtgccggcAGCGGCGGCAACAGCGGTACGGGTGGATCGGGCGGCACCGGCGGTGGTGCTTCCTCCGGCACGGGCGGcaacagcggcaacagcaacacgaCCGGAGGCAACagcgcaaacaacaacagcaata GTAAACCGGAGCGGTAG
- the LOC1278281 gene encoding CCR4-NOT transcription complex subunit 7 isoform X2, which produces MPSAVSGGGGGHGGGGGGGGGGGGGNMNPQTNEECGIRDVWRHNLDEEFRTIRLIVQKYHYVAMDTEFPGVVARPVGEFRSSADYQYQSLRCNVDLLRIIQLGLTFMDDDGRTPAGFSTWQFNFKFNLSEDMYAQDSIDLLLNSGIQFKKHEEDGIDPQDFAELLMTSGIVLMDNIKWLSFHSGYDFAYLLKLLTDQNLPAEEGDFFELLRIYFPTIYDVKYLMKSCKNLKGGLQEVADQLELRRVGPQHQAGSDSLLTGMAFFKMREMFFEDNIDNAKYCGHLYGLGTSFVANGNNSAPGGGGSGGGGGAGSGGNSGTGGSGGTGGGASSGTGGNSGNSNTTGGNSANNNSNNRTISCR; this is translated from the exons ATGCCATCGGCGGTTAGTGGCGGCGGAGGAGGtcacggcggcggtggtggtggaggtggcggcggcggtggcggcaatATGAATCCGCAGACGAACGAGGAGTGCGGCATACGGGACGTGTGGCGCCACAACCTGGACGAGGAGTTCCGCACCATACGGCTGATCGTGCAGAAGTACCATTACGTCGCGATGGACACGGAGTTCCCGGGTGTGGTCGCCCGGCCCGTCGGTGAGTTCCGGTCGTCGGCCGACTACCAGTACCAGAGCCTGCGGTGCAACGTGGACCTGCTGCGCATCATCCAGCTCGGGCTGACGTTCATGGACGACGACGGGCGCACGCCGGCCGGCTTCTCCACCTGGCAGTTTAACTTCAAGTTCAACCTGAGCGAGGACATGTACGCGCAGGACTCGATCGACCTGCTGCTCAACTCGGGCATCCAGTTCAAGAAGCACGAGGAGGACGGCATCGACCCGCAGGACTTTGCCGAGCTGCTGATGACGTCCGGTATCGTGCTGATGGACAACATCAAGTGGCTCAGCTTCCACTCCGGCTACGACTTTGCCTACCTGCTGAAGCTGCTCACCGACCAGAACCTGCCGGCGGAGGAGGGCGACTTTTTCGAGCTGCTGCGGATCTACTTCCCGACCATCTACGACGTGAAGTATCTGATGAAGTCGTGCAAAAATCTCAAGGGCGGCCTGCAGGAGGTGGCCGACCAGCTGGAGCTGCGGCGGGTCGGCCCCCAGCACCAGGCCGGCTCGGACTCGCTGCTCACCGGGATGGCGTTCTTCAAGATGCGAGAG ATGTTCTTTGAGGACAATATTGACAATGCCAAGTACTGTGGGCATCTGTACGGGCTCGGCACATCCTTCGTCGCGAACGGCAACAATTCGGCACCGGGCGGAGGTGgaagcggcggcggtggtggtgccggcAGCGGCGGCAACAGCGGTACGGGTGGATCGGGCGGCACCGGCGGTGGTGCTTCCTCCGGCACGGGCGGcaacagcggcaacagcaacacgaCCGGAGGCAACagcgcaaacaacaacagcaata ATCGTACTATTTCTTGCAGGTAA
- the LOC1278281 gene encoding CCR4-NOT transcription complex subunit 7 isoform X1: MPSAVSGGGGGHGGGGGGGGGGGGGNMNPQTNEECGIRDVWRHNLDEEFRTIRLIVQKYHYVAMDTEFPGVVARPVGEFRSSADYQYQSLRCNVDLLRIIQLGLTFMDDDGRTPAGFSTWQFNFKFNLSEDMYAQDSIDLLLNSGIQFKKHEEDGIDPQDFAELLMTSGIVLMDNIKWLSFHSGYDFAYLLKLLTDQNLPAEEGDFFELLRIYFPTIYDVKYLMKSCKNLKGGLQEVADQLELRRVGPQHQAGSDSLLTGMAFFKMREMFFEDNIDNAKYCGHLYGLGTSFVANGNNSAPGGGGSGGGGGAGSGGNSGTGGSGGTGGGASSGTGGNSGNSNTTGGNSANNNSNSTQLSYLFLPSLLPALDTPDHSYSIPLFLSLSFELSISSPV, from the exons ATGCCATCGGCGGTTAGTGGCGGCGGAGGAGGtcacggcggcggtggtggtggaggtggcggcggcggtggcggcaatATGAATCCGCAGACGAACGAGGAGTGCGGCATACGGGACGTGTGGCGCCACAACCTGGACGAGGAGTTCCGCACCATACGGCTGATCGTGCAGAAGTACCATTACGTCGCGATGGACACGGAGTTCCCGGGTGTGGTCGCCCGGCCCGTCGGTGAGTTCCGGTCGTCGGCCGACTACCAGTACCAGAGCCTGCGGTGCAACGTGGACCTGCTGCGCATCATCCAGCTCGGGCTGACGTTCATGGACGACGACGGGCGCACGCCGGCCGGCTTCTCCACCTGGCAGTTTAACTTCAAGTTCAACCTGAGCGAGGACATGTACGCGCAGGACTCGATCGACCTGCTGCTCAACTCGGGCATCCAGTTCAAGAAGCACGAGGAGGACGGCATCGACCCGCAGGACTTTGCCGAGCTGCTGATGACGTCCGGTATCGTGCTGATGGACAACATCAAGTGGCTCAGCTTCCACTCCGGCTACGACTTTGCCTACCTGCTGAAGCTGCTCACCGACCAGAACCTGCCGGCGGAGGAGGGCGACTTTTTCGAGCTGCTGCGGATCTACTTCCCGACCATCTACGACGTGAAGTATCTGATGAAGTCGTGCAAAAATCTCAAGGGCGGCCTGCAGGAGGTGGCCGACCAGCTGGAGCTGCGGCGGGTCGGCCCCCAGCACCAGGCCGGCTCGGACTCGCTGCTCACCGGGATGGCGTTCTTCAAGATGCGAGAG ATGTTCTTTGAGGACAATATTGACAATGCCAAGTACTGTGGGCATCTGTACGGGCTCGGCACATCCTTCGTCGCGAACGGCAACAATTCGGCACCGGGCGGAGGTGgaagcggcggcggtggtggtgccggcAGCGGCGGCAACAGCGGTACGGGTGGATCGGGCGGCACCGGCGGTGGTGCTTCCTCCGGCACGGGCGGcaacagcggcaacagcaacacgaCCGGAGGCAACagcgcaaacaacaacagcaatagTACGCAATTAAGCTATTTattccttccttccctccttcccgcACTCGATACTCCAGATCACTCTTACTCtatccctctctttctctctctctctttcgaaCTTTCTATCTCCTCCCCTGTTTGA